The genomic window ATGATTGCTTTTACACGTGCACTAATACTCCTGTACTATTCTgaacataataatatttttaatttgaTGGGGGTTATTTCCTCATAAACAGTATAGCTCAGTTGGATATTCCAAATCAGGCCATATTCGTCAGTTTGCAACACAAAAGAACAGCCCCCATATTCATTTGGAAAGAGAAACAGACCTACTTAGAGCATTTTGAAAGACACGGATATTAACAGGGTTTTGGATATGTGCAAATATCACAACACAACCTTTTTCAAGTAGGTGGTTTAAGGAATTAAAGAGGGTTCACCATCGCTGGAAGACTTGTTAAAAATCATAATAAACAACATAATAGAGTACCGTATGCATGGAACAGGAATATTAGTAACATACATTTTCATTAGCCATGTAAATTACTTAGTGAGAATattgtctttttaaaaaataaaaagtgtaatATTTTGTGCATATAAATTTAGGTCTTCTTTTTTTGAGCATTATTGTAACATCAAAATGAGAagtacagtaaaaaataacaatgattttaaaaaaaaaaagctctaatcAGAAGAAGAAAAGCATTTTTCTATTTCTGGAATGTTCTTTTTAGGTCTTGATTAAAGATTTAACCCTAAAGAGCTGACAAAAAATGTCAGGAAAGAGACTCAAACTGGAAATGCTGTGGGTGATGGTCATGTCCACCAAGTAAGGACTATGATTTATGGTGAAGGGTAAAAAACGGTCAAATATTTAAGTTAGCTTGGACTTCTTATAATGGATATGTCTTTCATACTGATCTATTCAACAATCTGTCATATTTGATGACTTGATACTCTGCCTGAGAAATAttagaaaaacaatgaaaacaaagaaTGGCATGTGATCACAGGCTTTTAATGATGTCATGTAAACATTGCGTCTACAGGAGAAAGCGGTTTATGGAGTCCCGATGCCAAGAAGCTACTTGGAGCTGACCCTCAGCCCGAAAAGCAATGAAGTGGATCACGCCAACACTGCCAACTTCAGCAGCGACGTCCTTCTGATCCCTGACCTTTCCACGTTCAGGGTCCTGCCCTGGGCGGAGCAGACAGCCCGGGTCATCTGCGACCCCTGTACGGTCACAGGGAGCCCCCTTCGCACTTCCCCTCGTCTCATTGCTAAGCAGCTCCTTGGTCAGCTGCAAAGTCTGGGCTTCTCCCTTCACTCCTCATTCACCTATGAATGCTGTGTCCTGGGAGCTCCTGACAGAATTGGACCAAAGACGCTTCTGTTTCCCGCCACTACCCTGCTGAGCAACCATGACCTGCCTTTCTTCCAGCAGTTGGTGGACAGCATGTACTGCATGGGTGCAGACATAGACAGCATCGCCTCTGCCAGCGGCCCAGGACAAATGGAAATCAACCTGAGGCCGGAGTTTGGGATTGCAGCTGCAGATAGTGCCTTCACCTTCCGCACTGGCATCAAAGAGATGGCTCGTAAACACAGCTACATTGCCAGTTTCTTCACTGATGACGGCCTCTACAATGCTGGTGTGCTCTCTCACAGCTTGTGGGATGCCAACGGTCGACGTAGCCTGTTCCACAGTGGAGAAAAAGCAGGTGAAATGTCTGAGATTGGCAGGAAATGGTTGGCTGGGCTCCTCACCCACTCAGCGGCCTTGAGCTGCCTGATGTCGCCCGGCCTGGGCTGCCGAAGCCACATCGCCAAGACCATCAAAGACCCCAAACGGATGCTGTACGCCACCTGTGGGTGCAACGACAACAGCAGTTCCTTCAACATCAAGTGCCACGGCGGGAGAGAGACgcacattgacaacaaactgggCTCAGCCATGGCAAACCCTTACATTGTGCTGGCCGCCACTGTGGCCGCTGGACTGGACGGCATCAGAAGAAACTTGAGCGTCGAGAGCGGTCTGAACAAAGCCCCAAGTCAACAGAAAGAGTTCTCCATTCCTGTAAAGCTCGATGACGCTCTGGAGGCTCTGGGGGACGATCACGTGATCCGCAGCGCCCTTGGAGAACCGTTCGTTCAGTATTTCATTGCCATGAAAAAGTTTGAGATTGAGACCCAAGAGCTGGATGATGAGAGAAACAAATGCCTGGAGTACTTCATCTAGAAATCCTCCTGTCACATGTACAAATACCTCCTCCTGCCATACAACTGGAAACATGACAAGCAAGTGCTTtacaacaaaaagttttttatttatttataaaatgtgAAGCTTATGGTGCAGATTGTAGATATTTTTCAGAGTCATTTTAAAATAAAGTTTTAATTCAGCCCTCAATGTGCAAAGCAGTATTGTGCAATTTTGTTGGTGGATATGTGTATTTAGTTTTCAATATTTCAAGATAATACTGACAAAACTATTCTAACACATTACTATATGTCTTCATTTAGTACAGGAACATTAAAGAAGATGGACTTGTAAATGTATGACTAAACCACGCCAACATGTGGCTCAAAAGAACTTTAACTGCATTTATCTGCAGATCTCTTAAATTTTTTCACTGAAGGCCAAAAAGGTCATAAATCTTAATTTTAATGACAACATGAGACAGTGACTGTGCTGATGAGATCGTGTTAACCAACATTCATTTACTTCCACAGTAATGCTTTAGGTTCTGTACTGTACACAACTTAACGTGTGAAAGACATTCAAATAAAAACATTGCTTTTTGGGACTTAAGGGCCTcaataacatgataataatcTTAATTATATGATAATTATTTCAAGGCTAATCACACAACCCTCTTTTGTTTCTTACCATGACATTTATGTTGCTGAGGTCTTAAACGGCACAAAATCCAATCCAAAAACAGGATGACTATCGTATGTAAACATTAGTTTATGTGTGCTCAGcattaatattttattcacatGTGAAATCTAACTCACACAGATTGAAGATCACAGAGGAAGACAGCAGTAGTGACCTCATGCActgaaggaaaaataaacattgctGTAATGAATGAAGGATTTCCTGGCAGACTCTagtgccaataaaaaaaaaaaaaatctggacagTCAAGCCAAATATCAAGGTGATTAACGTCCTCAAGAAGCCTACTAGGCAGGTCCAAAATACAGAAAGTACAAAAAGATCCAGACTTTGAAACAGTGTGTACCTCCAGACCATTAATGTGAGTGATAAATTAtcgtcatcatcctcatcatctctTACCACCTGTACTCCCACCATAAACAAAATACAAACTGTATTCTGCACTTTTTTCTGATTAAACTTGTAAGAATCTGGAAAAAATACACCACACCCTCCATAAATATGTATACTTTATATGTAATTATGTCCGTGTTCTGTTATTAATGTCTAATTCCTGTCTCTTTTATTCATGTCTGCAACATTTGTAGGATGCAAATGAGGTTTTCATTGTGTAGGTAATGCAAATATGGTAACAAAGAACTTGAGCTCAACCTCAGAGTGAAAATGTACAACATGAAATTACACACAGCAAAAGTACTTAAAAAGAAAGCAATTCATTAtaaatacatgtgttttcttgCATGGTAATCATTGTATGACTCACTGGATGTTGTATTTTGTACTGTCACATCCACCCTGTTGTAACACCAAACATTGTAAACATCTTCACCCACCCGTATCATTTTCACTTCAGCATGATTTGCAGTTCTGTGAAGAGCACTGAGGAACAACTGGTGCCTCATAATTTGGGTTTTGGCATCAAGTggtaaataccccccccccccccccccccccgataagATGAAAAGCATCAAAAGAAAATACCGCCGCCTTAAGGCAGTTATGATAAATACAATACCTGTGTCTCCGTACGTGGGCCAAAACAAACAATACTTTTTCCACAGCAGACATTTGGGCTTGGCATAAAACACACAGCTGTAATTAGTGTCATTGATAATAGTTCCATCCCATTTATGTGCAGCGGTTTAAGGGCTTGGAACTGTGCAAGTTGGATCACTGGATCAGCTTCAAGGGGAAACTGAATGGAACGAAACCAGGATTAATCTTAATATTATATAACACTAAGGGCTGTTGGACCTGCGCATGGGGCACTACATACTGCATACATACAACCATGTATTTTCAGTATCAGGGATGTACATGAATAATTAGTCGGTTAGTCAGAACAGAAAGCATAGTCAACATCGTTTTAAAGGGTGAACTAATTTTTATTTGAGGTGGAGTTGGGGGAGATTTATGATTtacttcataataataataataatgcattttatttataggcgcctttcttggcactcaaggacaccgtacaataaacaggagaatataaacaagcaataaaacagagtaaaaaataaaaggcaggttaaaagcgtctttgagtacttagagaatatataaaatataaaactatataaaactgatgtattattattatttattattaaaaattggacaatgcaactactattactagggtcacggggggtgctggagcctatcctagctacctatgggcgaaggtggggtacaccttggacaagTCACctgttcattgcagggctgacatatagagacgaacaaccaaccaAAATTTTGTAAGCGTGACCACTACCTTTTTAGGTAGATTAGATCGACTCGTTTGTGTACAGatcatcgttttttttttcctgttcagtTTGTTTTCTGGCTTCAAATTATGTCACAGAAGCAACATGCCAGCTTCTGTAATGACAATATTTTGGGTTCACTTCATTCATCATTATATTCGGTGTAGGAGTTATATGTGTGTTTTGCCTGTGTGTACAATCCAAAATGTCTGCTGAGAAGTTTATACAACTCATCCCTGAGCAACGTGACTTTCTTAAACCACTACTTGTTTTTGCTGATTAGATTTCCTACTCGCTGCATGAATCGTCCCAGTTTGTTGTCAGCACCGCTTTGTGTCGGATACATTTGATATCCAGACTCACGCCTGTTCAAGGAGGCACTTCTGTCTTTCTCTGAGGAGTGCATGTTTCCAGTCCTTATTCCTTTACCAGGaagaacattttcattacgaagCAAATATTCATACCGACTGTAGGCATTGTCTTTTCTGGACTGGTGGACTGCTGTTCCCTCGTTGTCCAGAGTCCCCTTCAAGACTTGTTCCTGGTCTACTGTGAGGTTTGTCTTCCTTTTACTTGAACGCTGAGGACTTAACCGATTCATTGGCGAAGGAGATTTCAATTTTTCTGTCTCTGTTGGAGAGCTGAGAGAGTTTTGTGACCTGGACATGCTTGGTGGTTGACCTTTTTTTGGTGTTTGATCTGTTGCAGATTGCTTCCCGAGTGAACTGTCTGTCATGAGCGGCTGGATTGATCCTGAAGGAGTCTGTGATCTTAGCGAAGGCTTTCTCTGGAGTGGTTTGTCGTCTTTTTTGCCTGCTTTCCGTTCATCTGGTGTGATTGTCGATTGTACTTTGGATCTCATTGAATTCTTCCTCTGGAGTGTTGGTTCTTCTTGTTGCTTTTCTGCATGACTGCACTTAGTTTCTCCAGATCTGTTTACAACCTTCGGGACACTTTCAGCTTCACTTGAtgttgatttctttctttctttcagagcAGCTGAACCTGAACTGTTAGCTGCCTTACCTACAGAAGAGCCATGCTTTCCTTTGGGTGCATCCTGACCTTGCGATTCTTCAGCTACACCAGATTTTCCAGAATTCACCTTTGGGGCAATTTTGTCACTTTTGGACGTTTCTACATTTAGCTCTTTTGGTGCAGCTAACTCTGAACTGTTGACACGGCTATTTGGAGCCTCTTTCTCTTCTGGGATTCCAGTCAGAGACTCCATTGGTCTTTGGAGCTGCATGTTGAGGCCACTGGATTGCAGGTGCTTGGCTGATGGATCATTTAGTTTCATGTCAAGATCCGCAGCTGAGGTTGACCTGGTCAGAGGTTCATACCAGTCATACGTTGCTGTCTTTCGCTCTGAAACCATTTTGACATCATGGTGAGAAGAAGAGCGGTGACCATCTGTGAGAATTTGCTCTCTTTTGTCACCGTCTTTGTTCAGTGTACGGTCCTTAACTAGTATATATGGGTCTAACTCAGCAGCGCTGTGCCTCACGTCCAGACCTCTTGATGAAGTAAATTTAGGCCTTTCTAAAGTTGGATACCTCAAGGACTCCTGGCTTTGTCTCAGATTGGCATATTCCTGCAGACTGAGCCTCTTTTGCCTAATTTCCTCCAGTCTGGATTTAATATCTCTTGACCGGCTGTGAATCATCTGCGACTGATGCTCATTTAAACCTGTGTGACTGCTGTATGGAGATATCATAGGAGATAGCGCCTCATATTGCGCATCAAGAGGTTTGTTGCTGTCGTTAAAATAGGTATCAATTTTCCACCTGTGGAGCGACGTCTCTGAGTTGAAAGGAATTAGATTCTGGTCTGGACCGTAACGAGTCTGGTGTCTTATGTGGTGCTGAGATAATCTGTTGGTTAGTGTTGTGTCGCCGCCCCTCAGGCTGGGTCCGTTTCTCTCAGCAGGAAGTCCGATATCCTTGGTGCCCATCCTCAGACGAGTCATGGAGTTTATCTTCTGCAGCTCTCCACCATAACTGTGTCCTCTGACCATATTCCCAGAGTCAGGACAGAGATGCAGCCTCTCCTGGACACTCAGGCCTCTGCTTAACATTGCATTGTTAAACCGGTCATCCTGAGCGCTTCTCATGCCATTCATCAGTCTGGGTTTCATGGGGATTTGATGGAGGGAAAGCTGGCTGGAGTTAGGGCTGTGTAGGGCTACAGCATCTCTGAGGTACCGGACCGAAGGCCTTTCCTTGGACAGAACTGGTGGAACTGTGGAGCGAGCGTAGAGTCGTCTGAACTCCTCATCAAAAGAGCAAACCAGCTGTCCTGTGATGACCAGAACCATGCTCAGGTTGATCTTCTCAAATGACCACGAGTAGCTAAAAACATAAATGGGGACACAGTCACCAACTCAacctttaaatttttaaaataattttatactTATTGAAGCTTTGATATACAGTAACATCTTCATGGCCAATGCCAGGGTTAATTTAGTTTATGAAAACTAAAATTCAGTTAGAACAGTTAgaaaaaaacacttgattttgCTGGAGGTGCTAATTTCTAAGCTCTGCTGTTAATCGAGTAGTTTtcaagcagcgtatgactttcagcagaattttttttttcaagtctgTAAAACTGTGATagctaattatcactaatccattagtctttctatgcttatgcacctgaatcactttcctcacagtgaatttaattaattaaattagtgGACAGT from Sphaeramia orbicularis chromosome 1, fSphaOr1.1, whole genome shotgun sequence includes these protein-coding regions:
- the LOC115418164 gene encoding protein FAM83B-like, encoding MESNLSCLSSLKDDDTPIYVQPHYRESYRLAIYALLCGGKDAYEEFLRAEQISHFLSEEEIGFILGHAELPAVEDEDEGKHVTQDGGPSTYFPAESDEEVPDLELGWPEVTLEDVDTSISLLFNPPRQNTPSIKDVVRKQIQEARQVVAIAMDVFTDVDIFKEIITAALRGVAVYILLDDSQFKSFLTMSHRVGINIQDLKNIRVRTVPGQQYQCRSGVKFHGGLEQKFILVDCRTVLHGTYSYSWSFEKINLSMVLVITGQLVCSFDEEFRRLYARSTVPPVLSKERPSVRYLRDAVALHSPNSSQLSLHQIPMKPRLMNGMRSAQDDRFNNAMLSRGLSVQERLHLCPDSGNMVRGHSYGGELQKINSMTRLRMGTKDIGLPAERNGPSLRGGDTTLTNRLSQHHIRHQTRYGPDQNLIPFNSETSLHRWKIDTYFNDSNKPLDAQYEALSPMISPYSSHTGLNEHQSQMIHSRSRDIKSRLEEIRQKRLSLQEYANLRQSQESLRYPTLERPKFTSSRGLDVRHSAAELDPYILVKDRTLNKDGDKREQILTDGHRSSSHHDVKMVSERKTATYDWYEPLTRSTSAADLDMKLNDPSAKHLQSSGLNMQLQRPMESLTGIPEEKEAPNSRVNSSELAAPKELNVETSKSDKIAPKVNSGKSGVAEESQGQDAPKGKHGSSVGKAANSSGSAALKERKKSTSSEAESVPKVVNRSGETKCSHAEKQQEEPTLQRKNSMRSKVQSTITPDERKAGKKDDKPLQRKPSLRSQTPSGSIQPLMTDSSLGKQSATDQTPKKGQPPSMSRSQNSLSSPTETEKLKSPSPMNRLSPQRSSKRKTNLTVDQEQVLKGTLDNEGTAVHQSRKDNAYSRYEYLLRNENVLPGKGIRTGNMHSSEKDRSASLNRRESGYQMYPTQSGADNKLGRFMQRVGNLISKNK
- the lgsn gene encoding lengsin, encoding MNDSEDFKDQGRSKDQIDGTGMSLGNRKGVRVTGKYVPPTDWSSSGGPYIVHSPSATPVPPDTPTVISIGPLLHRPSDRADDPRMSDPEAGPSRAEIPRQTVEELKSILKDSPLLSIRGSDEGKPGSPYTYLHGSSGGGGGRPDGRQDDGNSHRTFSTFKPHSDASRRGPWSRGSTSIQLPSSMDSSSSFRSDANTNRQPGVSVHTNASSGSCGETGASHTDNGDGTVEFSGNQRFISAMEQIKQQIARENINFVRFEATDLHGVSRSKTVPVRFFHEKAVYGVPMPRSYLELTLSPKSNEVDHANTANFSSDVLLIPDLSTFRVLPWAEQTARVICDPCTVTGSPLRTSPRLIAKQLLGQLQSLGFSLHSSFTYECCVLGAPDRIGPKTLLFPATTLLSNHDLPFFQQLVDSMYCMGADIDSIASASGPGQMEINLRPEFGIAAADSAFTFRTGIKEMARKHSYIASFFTDDGLYNAGVLSHSLWDANGRRSLFHSGEKAGEMSEIGRKWLAGLLTHSAALSCLMSPGLGCRSHIAKTIKDPKRMLYATCGCNDNSSSFNIKCHGGRETHIDNKLGSAMANPYIVLAATVAAGLDGIRRNLSVESGLNKAPSQQKEFSIPVKLDDALEALGDDHVIRSALGEPFVQYFIAMKKFEIETQELDDERNKCLEYFI